The following are from one region of the Sporichthyaceae bacterium genome:
- the dnaJ gene encoding molecular chaperone DnaJ, whose amino-acid sequence MPDYYGILGVPRNADAETIKRAYRKLAMQLHPDRNPDPAAQEQFKNVTAAYEVLSDPQKRQMYDLGGDPLSAGGPGAGGFGTGGAGFGAFSDIMDAFFGQSGARGPRSRVQRGNDAMIRLEIELAESAFGATREIHIDTAVVCERCRGKGAEPGTHPVTCDVCHGRGEIASVQRSFLGQVMTSRPCAQCRGFGEIVSSPCTECDGEGRVRARRTLKVKIPAGVDTGTRIQLAGEGEVGSGGGPPGDLYVEILETPHPYFTRQGDDLHCTVSLPMTAAALGTAMDIETLDGPHHLVVRAGTQSGKLERLTAKGIPHLRATGRGDLIVHIEVMTPTRLDDAQEALLLQLAQLRGEEEPDGNLKSGQPGLFSKIRDVFGNR is encoded by the coding sequence GTGCCTGACTACTACGGGATTCTCGGTGTGCCCCGCAACGCGGACGCCGAGACCATCAAGCGGGCCTATCGCAAGTTGGCCATGCAACTGCATCCGGACCGCAACCCGGACCCGGCCGCGCAGGAGCAGTTCAAGAACGTGACCGCGGCCTACGAGGTGCTCTCCGACCCACAGAAGCGTCAGATGTACGACCTGGGCGGGGATCCGCTGTCCGCGGGCGGCCCGGGCGCGGGTGGGTTCGGCACCGGCGGGGCGGGGTTCGGCGCGTTCAGCGACATCATGGACGCCTTCTTCGGGCAGTCCGGCGCGCGCGGCCCGCGCAGCCGGGTGCAGCGCGGCAACGACGCGATGATCCGGCTGGAGATCGAGCTGGCCGAGTCCGCTTTCGGCGCTACCCGGGAGATCCACATCGACACCGCGGTGGTCTGCGAACGCTGCCGCGGCAAGGGCGCCGAGCCCGGTACGCATCCGGTCACCTGCGACGTGTGCCACGGACGCGGTGAGATCGCTTCGGTGCAGCGCTCGTTCCTCGGCCAGGTGATGACCTCCCGGCCGTGCGCGCAGTGCCGCGGGTTCGGCGAGATCGTCTCCTCCCCGTGCACCGAGTGTGACGGTGAGGGCCGCGTGCGGGCCCGGCGCACGCTGAAGGTGAAGATCCCGGCCGGTGTGGACACGGGCACCCGGATCCAGCTCGCCGGCGAGGGCGAGGTCGGGTCCGGTGGTGGCCCGCCCGGCGACCTGTACGTGGAGATCCTGGAGACGCCGCACCCGTACTTCACCCGGCAGGGCGATGACCTGCACTGCACGGTGTCGCTGCCGATGACCGCGGCCGCCCTGGGCACCGCGATGGACATCGAGACCCTGGACGGCCCGCACCACCTGGTGGTTCGTGCGGGCACCCAGTCCGGGAAGTTGGAGCGACTGACCGCCAAGGGCATTCCGCACCTGCGGGCGACCGGGCGTGGTGACCTCATCGTGCACATCGAGGTGATGACCCCGACCCGGCTGGACGACGCCCAGGAGGCGTTGCTGCTCCAGCTGGCCCAGTTGCGCGGCGAGGAGGAGCCGGACGGGAATCTGAAGAGCGGTCAGCCCGGCCTGTTCTCCAAGATCCGCGACGTGTTCGGCAACCGCTGA